tcttttcatgATAACAAATTATTTCATCGGTAAGTCTCACTTTATATAAGGGGTAATTCATGTAATCCAAAACTGCTTTTGATTTCAAGCAGAAAGCTAAGTTCTATATGAGATctgacattttatttttctattaatgatATATGATCCATTGAACCATTCAATGCACACAAAAATCCACCATTGACAGACTTGTGATTAGAGGAACTCTCTTTTACATATAACTAGCTTTTTCGCGCGTGATGCACGTGTTTCATACTataaatcaattgaaaatttgaataattacttaataaaaatatatgcggatctttgcttttttttttttttataaaattatgctTATTGAAAGCTTCAATTTGTGAGAATCAGTCTTAAGTAACACATTATCTAGTCAATTATTAATCTATTGAAtggatattaattcaattttaaatttttaaattttgtcaatttagttttagaccttttatatgaaatttcaatgtagtttTTTCTATccaatttttgtttaaaatcgCTTACACAATGGTCTAATTATCGCTAGCTATTCTTTGTGGCACAATGCCATGTCAGCTTGTTCTTGTTTTTCATACGTGCATCATCTTGTTCACCATACAAATATGTTTTGTCTTCGTACAGAGACAATTGTCCTAGAAGGTCTTTAAATCTGTctactaaattaatatatatatccTATCTCTaaccctcttctttctttcaggCTTTTACTTTACCCTTTTACAAAACACAGAAGTTGAACCTTATTCCTATGATACTAGCGTCCATACCTCCAATTCCCTTGGGCTGCGTCAAACTCGCATATATAACCAAAgcataattttatcatattgtCTCTCAATGTaactattctttctttcctctgaCACTTATTTTTTCACAAGTGTAATCGAGATTTTGGGTTACAAGTGTCACCGCAAAATGGTAAAAATTCAATACCAAGCTCCAACTACTTCACTAACTTAATATGGATGAGAGGGCATGATTTGAAATGTGGGGCGGGCACCAAAATTCGAAAGTtccccatatatatataatacataatACATATAAGTAtagattgaaattaaaaaaaaaatgccaatgaTTAAGAATTTGGTGGATATACATAAATATCAATAGTGGGCGAACTCTATCTAAAACCTTCTGATGTGCACGCACGTGATGCTATGGACCACGAGACGACATGACCCATGATGGGCCTTCCCTTGTTTCTCTTTCAttctctttaaatttttttatctcatccTCTTCTCTCCTATAAAACTAGGGACGAAACGGGTAGGGCCCACGATGCCCTCGCCGTGAGGctaaggccccgtttgtttgcgtttcttttttttttttaaacagtttttctgttttttgtttcggaacaaaaaaggaacaaacgcgtttgggtgcgtttctgttccttttttttcttttttcgctcccaggaacaaaaaaatgaaacgtaaacaagaaaacacaaattttgtgttttgctTCTAACACAAacgagaaacacttttttttctttttctttttttctcttattttcttgttctttttcttttggcggtcgccgcctcggccatggccggcgaccgccgacgagggcggcggcctcgcctggcccacggcgaggctcgccgcccggcgaggccgacgctcgtcccccgaggccgacgctcgccgtagccgggcgagggtctgcctcgccatggccgggcgagctcgagctcgccccaaatcggcgaggccgacctcgcccgaggccggtgagcctcggcctcgccgagccaccgctgagcgacgccgactggcggtggctcggcgaggccgaggctcgccgccgggcgagctcggcctcgccggatcggggcgagatcgagctcgcccgtgCCGGCGCGAGGTCGCCTCGCCATggggcgggcgagctcgagccgcctGCCattcgggcgaggccgagctcgcccggcgggcgagcctcggccccgcggcggtggcccggcaagGCCGCGCCACCCGCCactggcgagctcggcctcgccggccggttgcggccaaggccttggccggcgaccggccaaaagaagaaaaaaaaaatgaaaaagaaaaaagaaaaaaaggaaaaataagaaaaaaatagaaaaaataaaagaaataaaaaaattatccaaatttaccaaacatgtttctgtttattttttatttcctaacaagtttatcaaacgcgtgtttttgttcaaaaattgttcccgaacaaatacttttttatttctgttctcctgaacaattttttaaacaaacacaaacaaacgcgccTAAATctatttagcaaaaattaatgattttaaaatattatcttaaaaataatcaccgtatcaattcaaaaattcaatacgaaaatttcacatcatttataaaaatatttagatataaactgtcgttgataataaaatattggtcattgacatattattttaagggttaataccttgaaaaccctaaattggtacacccgcgacaaatttatcccaaactattttttttaccaccaaaaaccccaaaccggtatacctttgacaaatttaccctaaaccggtacacttgtgacaaattaccctctattagttttagttaaattttcttgttaaattataaagttaaataacacgtgacaattgaccggtatatcaatttgagattttacactcgtttgtcatagtttataatttttgcgatttttttgtggtattaatctaatttttctgagggtatattagtcacaaatttaccagttttgggtttttgtggtcgaataaattaatttggggtaaatttgtcattaaatgtaccggtttagggtttttttatagttagttggggtaaatttgtcacgtatATAccaggtttggggtttttcatggtcaaaaaatagtttggggtaaatttgtcacaaatgtatcagttttggggtttttaaggtattaacccttattttaactaatatgaataattatttttaagaaaatattttttaaattatttattttttcaggaAACTAGAGGAGGCTAAAGGATAGTCAAACCTACTGAActgattattttacttttttggtcCTCCTagtcttcaaaaatatttattgtgAATTTAATACTTGGAAAaattcacctttttttttttttccattattagcCATGCTTCATACGGTATCGAAAAGATAAACTCGATCCGCAATTCACGTGCGATCGGGTCACGGTCGTGGGGCGGACTGACCAGAGCGGGGGGCGCATCGCCGCCGTTGACCCGCACGAATCTTTGATCAAGAAAACCGCGGACTCACAGCCCCACTCGATCCAGGCCGTCGCTTCCCAATCGTACGCCCCCGGCATCGGACGGATAAAGACCGAGATGAAAAGGCCAAGGTGGGGACCCACACTGACACGTGTCAAATGGGTATGCCgagtattttccttttgtttttttgcccTCTCCAAAATGAATCTACCGAGTGGGGGCGGTGGAATCCACGATAAACTCCAGTCCAAATGCGGTATATGCGTTGGaatattctctctctatctaaacatgaatataaaattaatttttttgtttaaatataaCATTAATATGACCAGTTAAAAGTATCTACACTCATCATGAACACGACACGCCTAATAAAATGGGTTGTACGATGTGACCAACACAATTACAGAATCGTGCCAATGTCGACACGACACAACTTGCTAATCcatttgaaaattataatcAATACGTAACACGATAATCTTAATATTACACAGCAACTTTCGTTGGCACCTCTCCGGGCAATGTGTAATTTCACTACCTCGAAATAATCTAAAGATAGGGTCTCATCCTATAGAAGGACCATAGAGTGGAAATGTGTTTTGAATCTGATTGCTTATCTTTTTCGTGACATGGGTGCCGTTGTTCTAAAGccttaaaagattaaaaaaaaaaaagagccagTATTCAAATCTTTAGAGCGTGAGCGAATTATGCCATGCCGAAGTCGATGATATACATCAGCACAATTTAAAAACCCGTCAGATTCGCATTTGAAAAGACAGAACAGATCTATTCAAATCGAGTTCAAACCCGTTTAACCACGCATTAGCTCGTGCGAACGGATCGTACCGGGAATCGCCAGGTTTAAATCCGACTCGATTTAGGttcccaaaagaaaacaaagaaggaagGTTCGCAAGAAGCGGCTGCGTTGGGATAAAGCCCTTGGGGGACCCCTGGCCCCACCCCCGATTGCAAAGAAGAGCAGGAGCACGCAGGAAAGCCAGACAATAAATCAATCCAAGCCCATCAATCACCGAGTCCCACTCGGTCTCCCGACTCAGCCACCAGCATCGAAACTCGTTCCCAGAACTCACCCCCCACCACCACCGCGTCGTCATCATCGCTCCGGAGAAGATAAAGAGAGAGCGAGATAGACGAAGGGGCggaagaaaggaagaatctctctctctctctctctctcttttctctcttttctcgcGCCTCAGCCTCGCGCCACCCATGGATTCTCCCGccacccccgccgccgccgccgccccgctcTCCGATTCCCAGCAGCGCCACCTCCTCCACAAGCTCGACCTCTTCAGGCTCCAGGGCCGGGACCGCCGCGGCCGCGCCGTCCTCCGCGTCGTCGGCAAGTTCTTCCCCGGTACATGCCCGCGACCGTCATTCAAGAAAGATTATCGATGGTGATCTCTGCCCATTGcctgatttctttttttttttgtctcgtctTCTGTTTTGCTGATGGATGATTAAAGCCCGGTGGGTGAGCGTCGAGGCGTTGACGAAGCACCTGGCGGAGGGGGTCTTCCCCAAGCTGGAGGACCGCAAGTTCGCGGTGGTGTACGTCCACAGCGGCGTCCGGAGGAGCGAGAACTGCCCCGGGATCTCCGCCCTCCGGTCGGTCTACGAGGCCATCCCCGCCGGCGTCAAGCGCAACCTCGAGGCCGTGTACTTCGTCCACCCGGGGCTGCAGGCCCGCCTCTTCCTCGCCACCTTCGGCCGCCTCCTCTTCGCCGGAGGGTGAGTTGCCCTTTCGGTTTTTCACGACGTGTTTCGGATCGACGGACATTCGCAACGTAAACATCGACATTCGACATGGAATTTCCCGAAAATCTAGAcgataatattataattttccaaCGAATAAAAAACCTTTCTTTACGATCAGTGTCCGGCCCTtaaattttcctcttttaattcttagtttttattttctgttgCGATGAATATTCGAAATCATTATGGAcgtaaaatcacaaattcttTATTggcggaaaataaaattgatggtttttatttttttgttcctcatgGCAGGTTGTATGAGAAGATAAAGTACGTGAACAGAGTGGAGTTCCTGTGGGAGGAGGTGAGGAGGAACGAGGTGGAGCTGCCGGAGTTCGCGTACGACATCGACGACGAGATGGAGCGCCGCCCCGTCATGGCGGACTACGGCTCGGAGAGCGACCACCTCCGCCTCCCCCACGGCGCGCCCTTCATGGACCCCGCCGCCGTCTCCTGCTACTCCATGAGGTGCATCGCCTGAAGTCGGGTTCACAGTAAAACATAGCGACGGTGTCGATATTTTTcgtaaatatttaattttcaatttttctgtgtttttttttttttttttttttcgggttcGGGTCTCTTCGGGGACCTGCTTATGTTTCATAGAACAGTTTTGGGACACGGTGTGCCGTGTCGTGTGCCATGTCGTGTGCCGTGTCGAGAGAGACGGTATCGAACGCAAAAGAAAGGTGCGGGATCGCTTTCCCTTCCCTTTGATCCGTTGACTGTTGACTTTTGGGGGCCACATATTGCATAATCAAGTTTAATGCATTGAACGTCTAAGGAGTACAGGGGCATCGCCAAGGTGACAAACGACGAGAAAGACAAATGGTGTTGCAACAGCTTCTTAGGGTGCGTCTGAATGTGGTCTTAGCGTGATCATTTATGTACACCATGCGACGGAGGTATCCCTGTTGAATAGGATTGGTATGCCTGATGAAAATTACacatattggaaaaaaattcatgatcatGATTAATACAATGTCATGTAAATTTTATGTGagattcataaaatttgatgTCTTGATGTTCACATGAATAGATGGAACGCTTGCATCGAAATTGGGGTGCATTCAATCCGGTTCACACAAAAGCCTCTCCCAAATGATAATCTCTTTCAACGCATCCTACAGAATGGTTGGTCGCATTGCAATGGTCAACCTCATCAGGGTTTGCTCTTTAGGTTAGACTTAGGTTTAGACGCTCTCCTAGCACTTATTCTTTACTGTGTACAAATTAATGATCGGTGGTCACGATACCAATcttgttccatatatatataatgatcgACAATAGTTGGGGACTCTCTTTCCCGAAATATATACACATGTTTATTGAATAATTTGGTAGtatctgttcaaaaaaaaaatggtaagtcTTTATATAATCTTGTTCGAACAATGTGTAATCCTACTCAGATCGCAAGTAACAGAACCGATCTTGTTTTATATTGTTCTTGATTCGCATCCTCGAGAAGCTACGGTGCTGCTCGCTTatcttgaaaatcattttctttagatAAACCTAACATCACTCCATCCATTTGCTAAATCCCCCAAAGCACTCTTATAGCAACTAGAGATGTGAACAGTTCAGTTCGGGTCTCCTGAAAATCCGAACTGAACCAAACTATGAGTGTGCATTACCTTTAAACTGAATCAAATATAACCTAAACTAAAGACTCGGTTTAGATCGGTTAGAttttctagttttctttttgaaatgtcaaaaagaaatttagtgaaaaatgaTAGAGATTATGTAAATTGTAATATTGAGAAGAGGAGtgattttcaatttgctttgGTTAACCGAACCAAATCGgactaaaaatgatttttttttttttattatccaaattgaaacccaaaccagaaaaaaaaaaaatgaacgaaaattcGATTTGGTTTTCCAGTTCAGTTCTAACATGCAACTCCACCAAAAGAAAGATGATCATGGCAAAGTGTATggcgaaaagaagaaaagcaataaGTATGACTTACACACAAAAGGACAAAGAGAAAGCCAACGAAGAACACATaggatttttttcttattagcCTATCGTAATAAGTTGGGGGCGAGACTATTGagagaaaattattcaatcagttttaaatctattatacatatgacaattcagttttaaatattttaatcttaccaatttagtcctaataaACCTTTATCCGAAAttctaatatagtcattttaatcaattttaatcaattttcatcaaaaatcatcaatgagGAGATatgccacatcagcaatttttggcaaaaattgaccaaaagtaCATTGAAATTCCGTGCAAATGTTTTGAACtacattggtaaaattgaaaatttaagactaaattgccATTTGTACGATAGGTtttgattggacaattttcccgaCATATTGAACACAATTTTACATATCAATAAAGCTGAAATTTCCATGTACTCGGAGGTACGAGAAAGCTAGTTCACAAACTTCCATttcaaacaccaaaaaaatcatccacaacAGATTACCATCACAATACCTACCAGCTAAGCATGCATTTTCTATCAACAGGAAGCACAGTGACAAACTGAACTGCAGAATTCCAGACGTCATTCTCACTCAGCATAAATTAAACAACCTGTAGATGCTCTTCCATGGCAATCTCAGTTAGAGATGATTGCACCCAGTTCAATCTTAGATGTTTTGCGATAACAGGAAACAATACTAATATGAGCATATAATGTCAGTGAGTTGGCTTTAGTCACTATATGAATGCTTTCTGGTTACAATATGAATTTGGCATCACTTACCTCCAAAACATCGTTGTCAAGGTCAGTAGTCAGTCCCTCCTCCAAACCCTCAATGACAAATTACAAACCTAGATGCAACACAATTAATGCGCAAAGATCTCCGGCCATTCATAAATGTCTTAATCTCAAGATAGACACGACGACATGTTTAGCTTAAAAAAATGGCAAAGAAAAACGTGACTGCAGCTCACTTGCCTGCTTCTCATGCCGTCTCGGATGCCGAACAAGAGCCTAAGCATACATAGGACAGATGTAGAATTTCGCAAAATCGCACAAGCTTAATCTGATTTTTAGGTTTCCAAACTCTTCTAAGTAACGAGAGAGCATTGCACAGGATAAGTGTCAGGATCAAATACCAAAGTCACCTGAACATGGATGGCAAAGACTGATTGGCAAAAGCATCTCAACGAGAAGCATCCTGACATGTCAAACAAACAAATTTCACCACGTCCATGTCCCTTACTCACTGCTCTTATTTTCTGTCAATTCTTGCTTGTCACCAGCACGTAAATCAGGATAGTTACGATGATTCAAAGAATGCAACCAGAGAGCCACAACTCCTTCTTTGTGCTCTGTTAAGGCTATATGAGGGTATATGTGTTTCATTTTAAAGTCTTCTGCCTCTTTCTCGTAGTCTTTCATGGAGAGCTCTTCATGGCTATCCTTCCATTTGTTATTATATGATGTGAAAAAGCACTCGTCCAGGTACAGGCCAACTTCAGGAGCCGTTGGCACGTTGACTTTAACATCCCTGAGGAAGATAACTAAAAGTTCAAAATAGCCAAATAAAACAAAGGGAACTGCTCTAAAAAAACAACCCATTCACCCAAGGAGAAGCAACCACCGTACTTACTTCTGCAAGGCATTCACAATCAGAGTCTCCGGAGCACAATTCCTCATGATTGCCACCGCGAGTCCCATCATTTTCCGTATCTGATGAAGCATGAAACTCTGACCCACGACCTCACACTTGACAAATTCCATACCCTCAACGGTGACTACAGTGTTGCCGTTGAAAGAAAGAATGTACCGTTGTGCTGAGGGATCCTCAGCTTTCGTTCTGGTGGTGAAGTTGTGGAAATTGTGACTTCCCACATAATACCCCAAAATCCTATTGAACCTCTCCTTCATCTCCTCCCCATAACAAAACTCACTTCCTTTCACTGGTTTCTCCTCCCCATTTACTATAGTCTCTGCAATTTTGCCGTCTAAATTAAGCACTGAACCCGTATCCGAATCAGCAGGTGCGCTGTCCACAGAGACTACGGTGTCCACCATAGTGGATGTGTCTACCTTGTCAATTACATCGGAAATGGATTTATCATCAATGCCATTGCTCGAGGAATCAACAATACCCTCCTTACCTTCATTTCCCATGAATGCACAGCAGTCGTTCGACGTAATGCCCGACTCAACTTTGGCGTCGACGGAGTCAACAGTGGCCTCTTCACACCCATTCGAATCACTCACATGTCCCCTTAACTCGAAATTGCGCTTACCCATCACGCCGACAACCTTCCGCCCTCTCTCCGAACACTCCAAGCACTTAAGGAGCTCATTCCCAGACCCCAAACTCGCCGCCACGCTCTCCCTGTCGCGGTGCGAGCTCGGATCAAGCGCAAACACCGGGATCAAATACACGTACCTGCGCCGGTCGCAGAACTTCTTGGCACTGAACGACGCCGTCGCCCTCTTGTACCCGAAGATCCGAATCTGCGGGTTAAGGTTGGAGTTGAGCCGGTCGACGAGCCCGGGTGGGTCGATGTAGAACCGCCCCGAGACGACCTGCCCCACGGCGCTCACGCCCTTGTCGGTGCGGGCCGAGCGGGCCCAGTCGTAGCGCTTGGGGTTGCCGCGGTCGGCCTCGGAGACGGCGCCGGAGAGGAAGAGGGCTTCCTCGAGGTCGCCCTCGATGGTCTTCGCTCCGGGGTTCTTCTGCATGCCCTGGTAACCGACGCCGCAGTACGCGAAGAAGATGGCGACCTTGCGGCGCTTGTACCTGGGCTTCCTGGTGGTCTCGTCGCCGGCGCCGGCAGCGTCGGCAAGGGCGGGGGCGgcttcgtcgtcgtcgtcggtggtggtggtggaggacaTCTTGGGCTTCTTCGGGTCGGGCTCTTGCTGACGCGGCGGCGATCGCGGGgcttcggcggcggcggcggggggtcGAGCGAGGGACTGTCGTGATTGGTGGGCGGCTCCATTAGCGGTTCTTTAAGCGAGGGAAAGTCGTAGGAATTGGGTCTGGCGACTGATAAACCCTAGTCCCCCGAATCTCATTCATCAACATGGAGGAGACATTTGAAAACGACGTGTCGTGTGAGTTATGCATGCGTCCGAATGCAACGGAGCGTCACTTGCCTCGCCTTCTATGTCCATCAATGTCGCGTGACGCGGCGATATCTCAAAATTGATGAGGTCTGAAAATTCTCGTGCAAACCCGAGGTTTAATTTTACAAATAGGTACGTACATCGAGAGTTTATTATTGACATTACTCAGAACTTTTCGAGTCGTGTCTACCAGGTAAGAGGAGTCATTTCTCGTGCGCTTTGTGAAATATACTAGCGAGGCTCAACCCCGCctcatcattaaaaagaaaactatggCTAGGAATTCAAAGGATGATTGCATGTTGAGCCTTCATATGATAGTTCGGTACGACCACGATAGGATATGCATTAATTCGATGATTGAGAGTATGGCTGAGATTCTAACTGAGAGACGGTGAACTATTAAAGAGAACTCTCAACCCATGTTCTGATATGGACTGTAGGAATTCATCCTTGTCTAAGAATCCAAAGATTCACAGAATAGGTACCGAACGTGCGCCATGGATCAGGATGAAATCAGATATTCTTTTCCAATCGTTATCGAGGGGATTTCTGATTCAATCATGAAACTAGAAACAACATTTTTATCAGTGAAAGATAGGAGTAGCGCGAGGCATCAACTATGCAAAGCACATCTCCCCCATCATCTCCTCATCGTCTGAACTCGAAACAATTGAATTTAATGAATCAGGGGCTGGTTGATAACCTTCATCCTTCATTTGCTTGCTTAAAATTCGCAATTCCGAGCGTATTTCCTGTATCTGCGGGTGCATCTGGTCACCAACAACAAACACATGAACCCCGCTCTTCAGCTCGATCCAGCTGCATCCAGGCTCTTTACATACCCCCTGAGCTTTCATCAACCTCCTGACCCGTTCCACATCATCCCTCTTGCCCAAGGCGGTATAGATGCTAGACAGCAATACGTAGGCAGATGATTCCGGCGATCCTAACTCCATTAGCTTCTCTCCAGCGTACACTCCCAAGTCGTAGTTACGATGGTTCCGACAGGCACCTAGCAATATCCGCCATAAACATAGACCGTGATCGACAGTTGCCGATTCGATGAAGTCCTTGGCTTCATTGAGCTTCCCGGCACGGCTCAAGAGATCAACCATGCAAGCATAGTGCTCTACTCTCGGCTCTATGCCAAATTCTTCAGACATCATCTTGTAGTAAGCCCAACCTCTATCTACCAGTCCCATATGGCTACAGGCAGAGAGAACGTTCACGAACGTTACATAGTCTGGCTTTACACCTTCCATCCGCATTTCCTCAAAGAGTTCTAGGGCTGCGTTGCCAAAGCCATTTTGAGCAAGCCCTGATATCATCGCGTTCCATGACAGTACATCACGGGACGGCATCCTCCTAAAAACAAGGTTCCCATCTTCAAGGCTTCCACACTTTGCATACATACTCGACAGAGCACTTCCAATGGGAACTTTGAGACCCAAACCATGCTTAATAATTCCGGCATGCATTTGCTTGCCTTGCTCCAAAGCAGCAAGGCTTGCACAAGCTTTTAAAACACTGGCCATTGTTAGCTCATTAGCAATGATCCCTTCACTCTGCATTCTACAATATAAATACAACGCACTTTCATTTTCCCCATTTTGTACATACCCTCCAATCATGGACGTCCACAGAACAACATCGGGTTCTTGAAGATAATCAAATCCCTTCCTAGCATCATCAATGGAGCCACATTTTGCATACATGTCAACCAAAGCTGTCATGATATATATCTGCACCTCGAATCCTAGTTTTACGCAATAGCAATGGGCCTGTCTTCCTTCTTTGACAGCACCAATGTCACTACAAGCATTGATAACACCAACAAGAGTGAATTCGCTAGGAGCAACCCCAGAAAAATGCATGCTAGAAAATAACTTCAAGGCCTCATGAGATTCACCACTTTGTGCATAACCAGTGA
The window above is part of the Eucalyptus grandis isolate ANBG69807.140 chromosome 6, ASM1654582v1, whole genome shotgun sequence genome. Proteins encoded here:
- the LOC104451663 gene encoding tRNA pseudouridine synthase A yields the protein MSSTTTTDDDDEAAPALADAAGAGDETTRKPRYKRRKVAIFFAYCGVGYQGMQKNPGAKTIEGDLEEALFLSGAVSEADRGNPKRYDWARSARTDKGVSAVGQVVSGRFYIDPPGLVDRLNSNLNPQIRIFGYKRATASFSAKKFCDRRRYVYLIPVFALDPSSHRDRESVAASLGSGNELLKCLECSERGRKVVGVMGKRNFELRGHVSDSNGCEEATVDSVDAKVESGITSNDCCAFMGNEGKEGIVDSSSNGIDDKSISDVIDKVDTSTMVDTVVSVDSAPADSDTGSVLNLDGKIAETIVNGEEKPVKGSEFCYGEEMKERFNRILGYYVGSHNFHNFTTRTKAEDPSAQRYILSFNGNTVVTVEGMEFVKCEVVGQSFMLHQIRKMMGLAVAIMRNCAPETLIVNALQKDVKVNVPTAPEVGLYLDECFFTSYNNKWKDSHEELSMKDYEKEAEDFKMKHIYPHIALTEHKEGVVALWLHSLNHRNYPDLRAGDKQELTENKSSE
- the LOC104448893 gene encoding pentatricopeptide repeat-containing protein At2g33680 gives rise to the protein MSLLPSRYRSVFNALVECTQQKDLRGGQSLHARLVRTGASAVTYLANGLINFYAKCGRLDKAELVFDGVADRDVVSWNCLINGYSRKGPGGSSLVMGLLLRMREENVLPNAHTFAGVFTAASNAVDVSGGRQAHALAIKTASFGDVFVGSSLLNMYCKAGLVADARKVFDRMHERNSVSWATMVSGYASLRMAAEAVGLFLLMREEGEDQNEFVFTSVLSALTAPESVDCGKQIHCLAAKMGLLSFASVWNALVTMYAKCGGLEDALQAFEFSTAKNSITWSAMITGYAQSGESHEALKLFSSMHFSGVAPSEFTLVGVINACSDIGAVKEGRQAHCYCVKLGFEVQIYIMTALVDMYAKCGSIDDARKGFDYLQEPDVVLWTSMIGGYVQNGENESALYLYCRMQSEGIIANELTMASVLKACASLAALEQGKQMHAGIIKHGLGLKVPIGSALSSMYAKCGSLEDGNLVFRRMPSRDVLSWNAMISGLAQNGFGNAALELFEEMRMEGVKPDYVTFVNVLSACSHMGLVDRGWAYYKMMSEEFGIEPRVEHYACMVDLLSRAGKLNEAKDFIESATVDHGLCLWRILLGACRNHRNYDLGVYAGEKLMELGSPESSAYVLLSSIYTALGKRDDVERVRRLMKAQGVCKEPGCSWIELKSGVHVFVVGDQMHPQIQEIRSELRILSKQMKDEGYQPAPDSLNSIVSSSDDEEMMGEMCFA
- the LOC104448892 gene encoding protein GDAP2 homolog; protein product: MDSPATPAAAAAPLSDSQQRHLLHKLDLFRLQGRDRRGRAVLRVVGKFFPARWVSVEALTKHLAEGVFPKLEDRKFAVVYVHSGVRRSENCPGISALRSVYEAIPAGVKRNLEAVYFVHPGLQARLFLATFGRLLFAGGLYEKIKYVNRVEFLWEEVRRNEVELPEFAYDIDDEMERRPVMADYGSESDHLRLPHGAPFMDPAAVSCYSMRCIA